The following coding sequences are from one Arachis hypogaea cultivar Tifrunner chromosome 7, arahy.Tifrunner.gnm2.J5K5, whole genome shotgun sequence window:
- the LOC112703813 gene encoding LOW QUALITY PROTEIN: putative receptor-like protein kinase At1g80870 (The sequence of the model RefSeq protein was modified relative to this genomic sequence to represent the inferred CDS: inserted 1 base in 1 codon) encodes MPSRALPASVSRAKSKGVFLALTISACAVILCSVLYFLYHLWQSVVHRGAKTIPFDASAPLKLQRFSYKDLKQASNGFDRCNVIGKGGSGTVFRGILRDGKLIAIKRLDSMTVQAEREFQNEVQVLGGLRSPFLVTLLGYCVERNKRVLVYEYMPXRSLQESLFGDADADVTLPWDRRFSIILDVARALEFLHLGCDPPVIHGDVKPSNVLLDADCRAKISDFGLSRIKLDPPDLAVDLFSQDLSGNLTADTHTPTHTHTQSVDEVDFAMALQASSSSKNSISRPCFNVRPLNLNSFNYNPNLAAAEAEITTVNTKGKESSTFDLGGDDWSAKFVPYDDEFSSLDHSKDLTGVHASFADDDKTNGKQWGKDWWWKQDGSGELCSRDYVTEWIGSQIGPSNADWVDAKSNVTDKAELERSDPMDEASDANGPQLQQVFGMESTVERKKKNPRKMREWWKEEHIAELSKKSSKLKSLQARWKKGLKVPHFDLGRRFYLCKRKNLGEEGGQNEYDQNGEFSFRRGWKKKSTHSVGSDMWSGDLFSRELSSTTSMRGTLCYVAPEYGGCGFLMEKADIYSFGVLILVIVSGRRPLHVLASPMKLEKANLISWCRHLAQAGNILELVDEKLKEHYNKDQASLCINLALACLQRIPELRPDIGDIVKILKGEMDLPPLPFEFSPSPPSRLYSRSRRKQKGTVE; translated from the exons ATGCCTTCAAGAGCGTTGCCAGCAAGTGTTAGCAGGGCAAAGAGCAAGGGCGTGTTCCTTGCACTGACCATTTCAGCTTGTGCTGTGATCCTGTGCTCTGTGCTTTACTTCCTTTACCATTTGTGGCAGTCTGTGGTGCACAGAGGAGCAAAAACCATCCCGTTCGACGCAAGTGCTCCGTTGAAGCTGCAGAGGTTCTCCTACAAAGACCTGAAGCAAGCGAGCAACGGCTTTGACAGGTGCAACGTGATAGGGAAGGGTGGGTCGGGCACTGTGTTCAGGGGAATACTGAGGGACGGGAAACTGATTGCCATAAAGCGGTTGGACTCCATGACGGTGCAGGCAGAGAGAGAGTTCCAGAATGAGGTGCAGGTTCTGGGAGGGCTGAGGTCACCCTTCTTGGTGACCCTGCTGGGCTACTGTGTGGAAAGGAACAAGAGGGTGTTGGTGTATGAGTACATGC ACAGAAGCCTCCAGGAGTCCCTCTTTGGAGATGCAGATGCAGATGTCACCTTGCCTTGGGACAGAAGGTTCTCCATTATCCTCGATGTTGCCAGGGCTCTCGAGTTCTTGCACCTTGGATGTGATCCGCCCGTCATACACGGCGATGTCAAGCCTAGCAATGTCCTGCTCGACGCAGACTGCCGTGCCAAGATCTCCGACTTCGGCCTCTCCAGGATTAAGCTCGACCCTCCTGACCTTGCTGTCGACTTGTTCAGCCAGGATCTTTCAGGTAACTTAACTGCCGACACTCATACTCCCACTCACACTCACACTCAGAGTGTTGATGAAGTTGATTTCGCTATGGCCTTGCAAGCCTCCTCTTCCTCCAAGAATAGCATTAGCAGGCCCTGCTTCAATGTTAGACCTCTCAACTTGAATTCTTTTAATTACAATCCCAATCTTGCTGCCGCCGAAGCTGAAATCACCACTGTAAATACTAAAGGCAAGGAAAGCTCTACTTTTGATTTGGGAGGGGATGATTGGAGTGCCAAGTTTGTTCCTTATGATGATGAGTTTTCTAGCCTTGATCATAGCAAGGACCTAACAGGAGTTCATGCTTCTTTCGCGGACGATGACAAGACAAATGGGAAGCAATGGGGAAAGGACTGGTGGTGGAAACAGGATGGAAGCGGTGAATTATGCAGCAGAGACTATGTCACGGAATGGATAGGGAGTCAGATCGGCCCATCCAACGCAGATTGGGTCGATGCAAAGAGTAACGTTACCGACAAAGCTGAGTTGGAAAGATCAGATCCAATGGATGAAGCCAGTGATGCAAACGGACCCCAGCTACAGCAGGTCTTTGGTATGGAAAGCACCgttgagagaaagaagaagaacccgCGGAAGATGCGAGAGTGGTGGAAAGAAGAGCACATTGCTGAATTGAGCAAGAAGAGCAGCAAGCTCAAGAGTCTTCAAGCCAGGTGGAAGAAAGGCTTAAAAGTGCCCCATTTTGATCTGGGCAGAAGATTTTACCTTTGCAAACGAAAGAACTTGGGAGAGGAGGGTGGTCAGAATGAGTATGATCAAAATGGGGAGTTCAGCTTCAGAAGAGGATGGAAGAAGAAGAGCACTCATTCTGTCGGAAGTGACATGTGGAGTGGGGATCTTTTCAGCCGCGAGCTCAGCAGCACAACCAGCATGAGAGGGACACTGTGCTACGTGGCTCCAGAGTATGGCGGCTGCGGCTTCTTAATGGAGAAGGCCGATATATATAGTTTTGGGGTTTTGATTCTTGTGATTGTGTCGGGAAGAAGGCCGCTACATGTTCTGGCATCTCCCATGAAGCTTGAGAAAGCTAATTTGATCAGCTGGTGTAGGCATCTTGCTCAAGCGGGTAACATTTTAGAACTAGTGGACGAGAAATTGAAGGAACATTACAACAAGGACCAAGCAAGCCTTTGTATCAACTTGGCGCTTGCTTGCTTGCAAAGAATTCCAGAGTTGCGCCCTGATATTGGGGACATCGTTAAGATTTTGAAAGGGGAGATGGATCTTCCGCCACTTCCATTTGAGTTCTCCCCTTCACCACCTTCCAGATTATATAGCAGATCAAGGAGAAAACAGAAGGGCACTGTCGAATAG
- the LOC112703815 gene encoding early nodulin-like protein 17 yields the protein MKGEGMMRWVLVLVLVLTLSLCGVPVSATDHIVGANRGWNPGINYTLWSNNQTFFVGDLISFRYQKTQYNVFEVNQTGYDNCTTQGAIGNWSSGKDFITLKKAQRYYFICGNGQCFNGMKVSILVHPLPPPPPAHPPHASAHKSAAPRLHLPALLSSLSSFVWLAWNHI from the exons ATGAAGGGTGAAGGCATGATGAGGtgggtgttggtgttggtgttggtgttgaccCTCTCCCTTTGTGGTGTGCCTGTCAGCGCCACAGACCATATTGTGGGAGCCAACCGTGGGTGGAACCCTGGCATTAACTACACTCTTTGGTCCAATAACCAAACTTTCTTCGTGGGCGACCTCATCT CATTTAGGTACCAGAAAACGCAGTACAATGTGTTTGAGGTGAACCAGACTGGCTACGACAACTGCACCACACAAGGGGCCATTGGCAACTGGAGTAGCGGCAAAGACTTCATAACCCTCAAAAAGGCCCAAAGGTACTACTTCATCTGCGGCAATGGTCAATGCTTTAACGGAATGAAGGTCTCCATACTTGTGCATCccctccctcctcctcctccagctCATCCTCCTCATGCCTCCGCCCATAAGTCTGCTGCTCCGCGCCTTCATCTTCCCGCTCTgctctcctccctctcttcttttGTTTGGCTTGCTTGGAATCACATCTAG